The Candidatus Krumholzibacteriia bacterium genome contains the following window.
TCTTGCTTCTGGCTCTCGGTTGCGCCAGCGCCACGAAGCGGCTGGAACAGGGCGCCGAGCTCGAGCAGCAAGGCCGCTACGCCGAGGCGGCGGCGCGCTACATCCAGGCTCTCCGCAAGGATCCGGGCATGCCCGAGGCGCGGCAGCGTCTGGCGTACGTCGGCGCCCAGGCGATCGCGCAGTACAGCGCCGATGCGGCACGCTTCCGCACGCTCGGCTCTTTCCAGCAAGCCGCCGATCTCTACCGCGCCAGCGATGCACTGGTGCAAGAAGCTGCGAGCGTCGGTGTACCCCTCGCCCTCCCGCCCGGCTACGCCGAGTTGCGCCGCACCAGCTTCGACGAGACCATCGCACAGCTCCTGCACGAGGGCCGGAGCGCGGAGGCGAGGGCCGCGTGGGCGGAGGCGCTGCAGGACTACGAGCAGGTGGCGGTGTACGAGCCGAAGCCGCGCCAGGAGAAGGACGCCCGCGACGGACGGCTGCGCGCCTCGGTGCTCTGGGGCGAAGCGGACCTGGCAGCGGGGCACTATCGCGCCGCCTTCGAGCACGCCGAGGCGGCCCTGGTGCTTTGCACCGGCGGCGCCGGTCTAAGGGATCCACGGGGTGGCGACACCTCCGGTCGGGCCGAACCCACCTGGGGCCAGCGCGCGCAGAGCGTGCGCGACGAAGCGCTCGAGCTCGGCACGGTGCACGCCGCGATGACGCCCATGCGCACGGGCAGCAGCTGCGCCCGGCAGCTTCCGGAGGGTTTCCTGGAGGCGCTGAACGACGAGCTCGAAGCGGAGCACTGGACGCATCCGCCGCTCTTCGTGGCGGTGCTCGATCCGCTCGTGGTGCGGCGCGAGCTACGCCGGCAGGGCAACGCCCACACTGCTCCCAGCTTGCGCGACGCCATGCGCCTGGGCCGTGACCTGGGCGCCGATTTCGTCGTGAGTCTCGAGATCGACGCCTTCGCTGCCACCGACGCCGACGTGGTGGCCGAGCGCCGCACTGCCCGCACCCGCGCCGGCGCTGACACCACCTACACCGTCCTCCAGGGGACGCGGAACATGCTGATGACAGCGACACTGGCGTTCGTGGACGTGGAGCACGGCCGCGAGGGCCAGCGCCGCAGCGTCGACCTCACCGAATCCGGCCGCTTCACGCGCGCCCGCTACGACGGCGACACACGCCAGCTGCGGATCCCCGAGAGCGATCGCCGTCTCTTCGACCTCCACCACGAGCACGAGCAGGATCAGGAGATCCAGGATCGTCTGATCGAGAAGGCCGCCCTCCAGCTCGCCGGCCAGGTCTACAACGATCTCGTGCAAAGCGTCCCTTGACGCAGCACGACTGCTGCCATCGCCTCACAGTGTGGGTGTGATCGCTGCAACCGCGTCCGCCGAAGTCCGCACCGGCACGATCTCGAAGTCGATCAGGTCTTCCCAGGCTGCCGTCCACTCCGCGAAGAGCACCTCGTCGTCGGTCTCCATCAACTGGAAACAGCGCTCGAAGTGCAGATCCACCCAGCTCGAGACATAGCGCAAGCCTTCGGGCGCCAATCGTCCCCGGGCCCGGAAGCGCCGGTAGACCTCGGGAGCCTGCCCAGGATGGAAGTGCTCGATCACCATGAACAGCATGCGTCACCTCGTCGCGAATGAACGGCTTGGTTCCTCTCCGTCCGGTGCGTAGACTACTTGCACCGGTGTCCACCGGGAAGCGGTGGACAGGTCGGGCGGTAGGCGCCGCGGCGAGGAGCTCCGGCGATGACGTTGACTCGCACGCTCAGCGTGGACGAGCTCCTGGCCTGGGCTGAGAGCAGTCCCAACGCCGTGCGCCTGCACTCGGGGCGCGATGCCCTCCCCGGCGGGCTCTCGGCGGCCATGGTCCCCATTCTGGTGGAATGGGGAACCTCGAGCCGCCTCAAGGGCGAACCCGGCTACATCATCCGTACGTTGAACACGGGGGGCAATCCGATCGCCGGCACCACCGTGCTGTGCTCGGCACGGATCCCGGCGCAGGGGGTCGAGCGCGTCGAGTTCATCATCGTGCCCCACGATCGCCTCGGCAAACGCGCCCTCGTCGCCCACACCATGCTCCGCTTCGTCTTCGCCAAGGGTAGCGAGGTCCAGCTCCTGAGCGGTGCCGGCGTCGGTACGGGCGGCGACGCCAAGGTGCCCGATCTCATCCTGAGCTGGGAAGCCTGGCGGCCGCCCGGAGTCCCGTTCGGCGCTTTGAAGGGCCTCGACCCGCGGGCCTTCGACCTCTCGATGCGCGCTTATG
Protein-coding sequences here:
- a CDS encoding DUF3303 family protein; translation: MLFMVIEHFHPGQAPEVYRRFRARGRLAPEGLRYVSSWVDLHFERCFQLMETDDEVLFAEWTAAWEDLIDFEIVPVRTSADAVAAITPTL